The Polynucleobacter sp. JS-JIR-5-A7 region TAGCCTCCATTGAGCAACGTCTTGCGAGTTTGGGTGAGCGTATTCGTGCCATGTCAGCTCAATCCGATGAGCTCAAAGGGCGTGAAGCCCGCTTAAGAGGTGAGCTTGATGGTATGCGTAGGCCAGATGCAGAAGCTTTGCAAATGTCGATTGATCGTCAAACTATGGCGCAGCGCAAAGTTGAAGAGTCAAAACAACGCGCAGGTGAAACGCAGCAACGCGTACCTGCTGCAGATGAAGCACGTAATGCTGCCCAACAAAACATTCAGACAGCCAATCAAGATTTGGCTCAAACTGAGGCTAAGTTAACCGCTTTGACCGCCTTACAGGCCAGCGTGCAAGCACAAGGCAAGATTGGTCCATGGCTTGAAAGTAAAGGGCTTAAAGAAAGCAAACGTCTCTGGCAAGAGCTCAAAGTAGAGAGCGGTTGGGAAGCCGCTTTGGAGTCGGTATTGCGTGAGCGTTTGGCTGCAGTGACTGCAAAGAGTGTGCAAGAAACTCTCGCTTTAGCCAATGATGCGCCTCCAAGTCGTTTGGCGATTTTGCTGACAGAAGAAATTAGCCCAGCACATACATCAGCTCCAGCGGATTTCACACCTTTATTAAGTCGTGTGCAAAGTGCTGGTGCCCCAAGGCTTACCTCTGTGTTGCAAGAGTGGTTAGACAATATTTATATTGCCTCCAGTCTCGAAGATGCTTTGCATCGCCGTGAAAAATTACCAGCTGGTGGTGCATTTGTTACTCAGCAAGGCCACTTAGTGAGTCGTGTAAGCGTGCAGTTGTACGCAGCAGATTCTGAGCAAGCTGGTATGTTGGCCCGTGCGCAAGAGATGGAAAGTCTTGAGAAACAGTTACGCGCTCAAAAATTGATGCAGAGCGAATTGCAAGGTGAATTAGATCAATGTGTTGCTAACTATCAAGCGGCTCATCAAGCAGCAGAGCAGGCCCGTATCAATGCTGAGCAGGCAGTGCAAGAAGCTCATGGCTTTGAGGTAGAAAGAATGCAGTTAACTCAGGCTGAGGAACAATATAGCCAGCGCGCTGCCCAAATTCAGGATGAGTTGGGTGAGTTGCGCCTGCAAGGTGAGCAATTGGGTAATACACAAGAGCAATCTGCGGCAGAGTTAACTCAAGCAGAGGAATCTAAGCAGGGCCTCCAGGATGCTTTAGCATCTGCTCAAGAAAAATTAGAGGCGGCCACGCAAGAACGTGATCGTTTGCGTGAATCTTTACGCGCAGCAGAAATGTCTGCACAAGAGGCTGCCTTTGCAACTCGCTCACTGCAACAGCGCATTGCAGACTTACAACGTGATCAAAGTACTGCTCGCACTCAGATCATGGAGATTCAGGATAAGTTTGATCAGGCCACTCAAGAGTTAGTTTCCTTAAGTGATGAAGAGGCGCAAGAAAAATTACAGGGACTCTTGTTAGCTCGTAGTGCGCGTGAAGCAGCTTTGGCAAACGCTCGTACTGAGCAAGATGCTTTATTACATCAATTGCGTGAGGCGGATGAAGCCCGTATGCAGGTAGAGCGTAGCTTGCAGCCAATGCGTGACAAAGTGGTTGATTTGCAATTGCGTGAGCAGGCTGCCCGTTTGAACTATGAGCAATTTGCGACTTTGTTGACCGATGCAGAAGCTGACTTAACTGCCTTGGAAGCAAACTTTAGCCCCGACTTGAAGGTTGGCGCCTTGCAGACTGAAGTCAATCGTTTAAATACTGAGATTCAATCACTGGGTCTAGTGAATATGGCTGCGCTTGATGAGTTATCCAGCTCACGTGAGCGTAAGCAGTTCTTAGATGCGCAATCTGCTGACTTGAATGAAGCAATGCAGACTCTGACTGATGCGATTGCCAAGATTGATGCAGAGACTCGTGATTTATTGCAAGGCACCTTTGATCAAGTCAATGGCCACTTTGGAAAATTATTCCCAGAACTGTTCGGCGGCGGTCATGCTGAATTGGTGATGACTGGTGAAGAGATTTTGGACGCAGGCGTTCAAGTAATGGCCCAACCTCCAGGCAAGAAAAATAGCAGCATCTACTTGCTCTCCGGTGGTGAAAAGGCTTTGACTGCGATCGCACTGGTTTTCTCACTTTTCTTGTTGAATCCAGCTCCATTCTGCTTACTCGATGAGGTTGATGCGCCATTGGATGATGCCAATACCCTGCGCTATTCTCAACTGGTCGCCAAAATGTCAGATAAAACACAGTTTTTGTTTATCTCCCACAACAAAATCACCATGGAAATTGCCCATCAGTTGATTGGTGTCACGATGCAAGAGCAGGGCGTATCACGCATTGTTGCCGTGGATATCTCTTCAGCGGTTTCAATGGTAGAGGCTGCTTAAGTGTACGTAGAACAAATCATGACAATGTTGGGCTTGTCTGATTTGCAGTTTGCCTTAGCAGTTATTGGCCTACTGATTTTGATATTGGTAGCCATCCTCAACCTTAAATACTCCCGGGCACGTCGTAAAGCAAGAGAGCAGAGTGAATATGCTCTTGATGATCGCTTTGCACGCGAGCCTAGCTTTGTTCAGGGCTTTGCAGATGCTGACTCAAGTGAGCGTAATGAACCTA contains the following coding sequences:
- the smc gene encoding chromosome segregation protein SMC produces the protein MQLKSIKLSGFKSFVDPTHFEMPGQLIGVVGPNGCGKSNIIDAVRWVLGESRASELRGESMQDVIFNGSGLRKPSGRASVELIFDNSEGRAQGQWSAFTELGIKRVLTRDGNSSYYVNNQVVRRKDIQDIFLGTGMGPRGYAIIGQGTINRILEAKPEELRVFLEEAAGVSKYKERRKETASRLEDTVENLTRVEDILRELDQQLTRLEKQATVAERHAELSAQMKSQQQLLWFVRQTEAGKEQERHANAIRDTQVNLEEQTAKLRHAESELETMRTQQYALQDKVSEAQGELYQTNSDVSQVESQIHYVQEARQRLQQQTQDLQAQLQRWTVQETDAAQAQRTAEHELNEASEKEQTLLADLTGLQGQMPSREEAYQTAARDLNNSRESLASIEQRLASLGERIRAMSAQSDELKGREARLRGELDGMRRPDAEALQMSIDRQTMAQRKVEESKQRAGETQQRVPAADEARNAAQQNIQTANQDLAQTEAKLTALTALQASVQAQGKIGPWLESKGLKESKRLWQELKVESGWEAALESVLRERLAAVTAKSVQETLALANDAPPSRLAILLTEEISPAHTSAPADFTPLLSRVQSAGAPRLTSVLQEWLDNIYIASSLEDALHRREKLPAGGAFVTQQGHLVSRVSVQLYAADSEQAGMLARAQEMESLEKQLRAQKLMQSELQGELDQCVANYQAAHQAAEQARINAEQAVQEAHGFEVERMQLTQAEEQYSQRAAQIQDELGELRLQGEQLGNTQEQSAAELTQAEESKQGLQDALASAQEKLEAATQERDRLRESLRAAEMSAQEAAFATRSLQQRIADLQRDQSTARTQIMEIQDKFDQATQELVSLSDEEAQEKLQGLLLARSAREAALANARTEQDALLHQLREADEARMQVERSLQPMRDKVVDLQLREQAARLNYEQFATLLTDAEADLTALEANFSPDLKVGALQTEVNRLNTEIQSLGLVNMAALDELSSSRERKQFLDAQSADLNEAMQTLTDAIAKIDAETRDLLQGTFDQVNGHFGKLFPELFGGGHAELVMTGEEILDAGVQVMAQPPGKKNSSIYLLSGGEKALTAIALVFSLFLLNPAPFCLLDEVDAPLDDANTLRYSQLVAKMSDKTQFLFISHNKITMEIAHQLIGVTMQEQGVSRIVAVDISSAVSMVEAA